The following DNA comes from Bacteroidales bacterium.
TAGAATGCAATAAAGGGGCAATATAACCGCATAATCTATTTATTTGTTTTTTATCGTTGTTGTCATATCCCCCTGGTTTATTAGCAAGTGCAATTTGCCCGATCAATTGGCCATTTGCCATAATTGGGGCTGCCATGGCAGAGGCTAACTGAACATGCCCTTCAGGCAATTGAAGGTTTCCATTTTTATATAATGTTGTTCTTCGTTTAAGAGAATCACCCCATACTCCTGCCCAGGAATCTTTGGGGAAAACGATGCTCTTTTCTTCGATCTGACATTCCTCCCATACGTCTCTTGTCAGAGACTCAGAGACAAGATCACCTTCGTCATTTATATAACCAAAAAATCCATATTCACTGGAAAATACTTCTCTTATAACATCCAATACCTCCCCATAAAAATCTTTACCTTCGGATTGAATGAAACTGTTAGAGATTCGGTTTTTGATCAGGAGTTCTTCTTCAGCTTTTTTACGTTCGGTAATGTCTCTCATAACTGCTACCACTCCATCAGTGCCTTCTTCATTTTCCAATGGATAGTAATTGACCTCTAAGTGAACCGCTCCAAATTCAGGATAGCTCTTAACCATATCGAACCGAACATTTTCTCCTTGAATGGATTTATCCAAATACGGTTTAAGTTTCTCCTTGAATACCTGCTCACCTAAAACTTCACCTGCTCTATATCCGATAACCTCTTCTTCATTAAGCTGGTTATATTTCAAAAAGGCATTGTTTACACACAAGTATTTATAATCCCTGTCAACAGCAACCATCATATCTTCAGAACCTTCAACCATTCTTTTGTATTGCAATAATTCCTCTTTTTGTTCTTCCAGTAGTTGATTGGTCTCCTGAAGTTCTTCATTGGATGCCTTTAATTCTTCTTCAGTGGCTTCCAATTCTTCATTAATATTTTGAAGATTATATTCGTTCTCTTTTCTATCCGTAATATCCTGAACCATCCCTATCGATTTGATGACTTGTCCAGACTCATCTTTAATATGATCACATCTCTCATGAACATATTTTATTTCCCCATCCTTTCTAACTATTCGGTGCTCAATCTCATAGTGATCAAGCCCATCTCTAATCGAACCCTCATAAGCCTCTGATACCACTTCCCTGTCATCCGGATGAACTGTATCTAAAAAGGCTTCATAAGTAGCTGCAAATTCCTGTGGTTCCAATCCAAATATTCTGTAAACTTCATCAGACCATATAAGTCTGTTTTGTGTCAAGTCTAGTTCCCAACTTCCGACATGGGCAATTTTCTGTGATCTTGCAAGAAGGTCTTCATTTCTCTTTAACTCTCTTTCTGCCTCTTTCCTCTGGGTAATATCCCTTACAAATTCTACAATACCTGTAACATCACCTGAATCAGAATCTATTATTGGATAGCTGAAAATTTCATACCATTTCTCATCAGTGCCATCTCCTGAAGATATGGAAAAGACATTGGTTTCGGTTTTTTGGGATTTCAAAGACCGGAGAGATGGGCACGTGTCACATGGTTTGCTGAGGTTATGATAGGCAGAATAACATTTCTTACCAACAAGAGGCATTTGATTGTGAAACCATTCTTTCATTACAGAATTGACATAGCGAATGGTCATGTCTGTATTTAAAACACTGATTCCCTCCTGAATGCTTTCAAGAACGGCATCCAAAAAATCTTTCGATTCTTTGATCTGCTGATTTTTTCTGTACTCCTCGGTTACATCTCTAAAGACCGTAACTACCCCAAAAAGATTCCCTTGTTCATTTTGAATAGGGGCAGCAGAATCTGATATCTGGTATTCTTTTCCATCTTTTGCTTTGAGTTTGGTATGATTGGCAAGTCCTTGAATGGCTTCTGTTTCTAAAACCTTATCCACAGGATTGGCCGCTTCATCACCCGTACGGGCATTAAAAATATGGAGTACTTCATGAAAAGGTTGGTCTTTGGCTTCTTCTATATCCCAGCCTGTCAGTTCCTGTGCAACAGGATTCATATGAACGATATTGCCATTCGTATCCGTTGAAATAACTGCATCCCCTATTGAATTCAAGGTAATCCTATGTCTTTCCTCACTCTCCTTTAGAGCTTGCCCGGCTTTTCTTTCTTCTGTTTTGTCCTCCAATACAGCCACTGCATATTTCACCTTCCCTTCCGATCCTTTTATGGGAAATATGGTCTCATTAAAAATCCTTTTGTCTTCCCTTGTATTCCATTTATTTTCCCTTGCTCCCAGATCGTATTCAAACTCATGGTTATAGGTCTCCCCACTGTACACTTTTTTGTACTTTTTATCGGCTCCCATCGTCCTGGAATAGGGATCAGTAAGTACATTGAATTGTCCTATACCCTCTCCCATAGTGGGCAGACCAAGCAATTCTTTTTGGGCAGGATTCATTTGAAAAGAAAAACCTTCCCTGTCAAAAACCTGAATGCCCAGGGGAAGGTTGTCAACAATATTTTTATAGAGAAAAGAAGACTGTTTTAATTGCTCGTTTTCATTTTCCAGTGCTTTGATTCTCTCTCTTAATTGGGAAGATTCATCTGAATCCATAAAGCTTGAATTTAAAAAGTAAAATGTATATTATAGTGTTTGTGCATAAAGTCAAAGAGATTTTAAAGAGTCTCGTTTAGAATGTTCGCTGACAAGGCTTACGAGTTTTGAATGCAAAATGCCCGTACGTCTCTACCAGATGTAATTGACTGGCATGAAAAAGGAGCGTAGCGCAGCCAGCGGATATTATAGACAGCCTCTTTTAA
Coding sequences within:
- a CDS encoding PAS domain S-box protein, with the translated sequence MDSDESSQLRERIKALENENEQLKQSSFLYKNIVDNLPLGIQVFDREGFSFQMNPAQKELLGLPTMGEGIGQFNVLTDPYSRTMGADKKYKKVYSGETYNHEFEYDLGARENKWNTREDKRIFNETIFPIKGSEGKVKYAVAVLEDKTEERKAGQALKESEERHRITLNSIGDAVISTDTNGNIVHMNPVAQELTGWDIEEAKDQPFHEVLHIFNARTGDEAANPVDKVLETEAIQGLANHTKLKAKDGKEYQISDSAAPIQNEQGNLFGVVTVFRDVTEEYRKNQQIKESKDFLDAVLESIQEGISVLNTDMTIRYVNSVMKEWFHNQMPLVGKKCYSAYHNLSKPCDTCPSLRSLKSQKTETNVFSISSGDGTDEKWYEIFSYPIIDSDSGDVTGIVEFVRDITQRKEAERELKRNEDLLARSQKIAHVGSWELDLTQNRLIWSDEVYRIFGLEPQEFAATYEAFLDTVHPDDREVVSEAYEGSIRDGLDHYEIEHRIVRKDGEIKYVHERCDHIKDESGQVIKSIGMVQDITDRKENEYNLQNINEELEATEEELKASNEELQETNQLLEEQKEELLQYKRMVEGSEDMMVAVDRDYKYLCVNNAFLKYNQLNEEEVIGYRAGEVLGEQVFKEKLKPYLDKSIQGENVRFDMVKSYPEFGAVHLEVNYYPLENEEGTDGVVAVMRDITERKKAEEELLIKNRISNSFIQSEGKDFYGEVLDVIREVFSSEYGFFGYINDEGDLVSESLTRDVWEECQIEEKSIVFPKDSWAGVWGDSLKRRTTLYKNGNLQLPEGHVQLASAMAAPIMANGQLIGQIALANKPGGYDNNDKKQINRLCGYIAPLLHSKLKEEQYKQDLLEAKEKAEESDRLKSAFLANMSHEIRTPMNGIMGFSEMLQEKEFSKDKRDQFLNIIHNRTHHLLNIINDLVDVSKIEANQLTLNHQNFCLNDVFKELHRFYTNQLKIEEKTHIQLKVDKPADSQNSFIYSDPNRFRQIMDNLLNNAIKFTHEGTIEFGYELQSDGQLLFYVRDSGIGIPGDQQVHIFERFRQADDTTSRMYEGTGLGLTISKNLVELMGGQMWVESKEGEGSVFYFTLPYETRQKTENKEIKEELTDEAEGESKTLLIIEDDPTSLEYMKALLEPGGFNIITCSTGKEGYEAFLNHPEIDLILMDIKLPDTTGLELTRKIRSSAHHSDVPVIAQTAYAMSEDAQQSKEAGCDDYISKPIDKKQLLAKMYKFI